A genomic segment from Brienomyrus brachyistius isolate T26 chromosome 9, BBRACH_0.4, whole genome shotgun sequence encodes:
- the LOC125749278 gene encoding UBX domain-containing protein 11-like isoform X5, with the protein MSTMMQKLGQLEHKVRSQAVEIQHKDKKISVLEEKLKLLQSPKEEASEPNRVQDLERTCLSLQEQVWEMERFLNDYGMIWVGSRQERELESREEGRGDCQAGPCAASIWRSAGTTVTRNFCVNFDLVLQSIRDLNILAGEGECRVEVTKGGARLTRKAPVPSVPITLYKNGILVFEGPFRAFQEPSTQQIVMDLMDGYFPSEMQERFPDGVTFQVTDRREEVFKGKPRQTGFPGTGYSVGGATAATGDGTGQDPERAELHTACHMTGGTAADGSGHTERFLRRLPRKVVKAGKVIDVRDTVRSGLQASSVHPEVTVIDTPTLQDLKTRSVAPGDVTSLRVRSEDGDHTFLLKMLCSDTIGQLRCYLDMHRGLRCTSYDVISAFPLRRHDDNDQTLLSCGLTPNAVLLLRIQPQPVMPRPSAIKESHGKFRVNGDVAL; encoded by the exons GACAAAAAAATATCTGTCCTGGAGGAGAAGCTGAAACTCCTGCAAAGCCCAAAAG AAGAAGCCAGCGAGCCCAATCGAGTGCAGGACCTGGAGAGAACGTGTCTGAGCCTTCAGGAGCAAGTGTGGGAGATGGAG CGCTTCCTGAATGACTATGGCATGATCTGGGTGGGCAGCAGACAGGAGAGAGAGCTGGAAAGCAGAGAGGAAGGCCGAGGAGACTGCCAGGCAGGGCCCTGTGCTGCCTCCATCTGGCGCTCTG CAGGCACCACTGTGACCAGGAACTTCTGTGTGAACTTTGACCTGGTCCTCCAGAGCATCCGGGACCTGAACATTCTGGCCGGGGAGGGGGAGTGTCGTGTGGAGGTCACTAAGGGGGGGGCGCGTCTGACACGAAAAGCCCCTGTACCCTCGGTCCCCATCACTCTCTATAAAAATGGTATTCTGGTGTTTGAAGGCCCCTTCCGCGCCTTCCAGGAGCCCAGCACGCAG CAGATCGTCATGGACCTGATGGATGGGTATTTCCCGTCTGAAATGCAGGAGAGGTTTCCAGATGGGGTCACCTTTCAG GTGACTGACAGGCGTGAGGAGGTCTTCAAAGGGAAGCCCAGGCAGACGGGGTTCCCGGGGACGGGGTACTCTGTGGGCGGGGCTACAGCAGCCACTGGTGACGGCACTGGTCAAGACCCAGAGAGAGCCGAGCTGCACACAGCGTGTCACATGACAG GTGGTACAGCAGCTGACGGCAGCGGGCACACAGAACGGTTTCTCAGGAGGCTGCCGAGGAAGGTGGTGAAGGCGGGCAAAGTGATAGACGTCCGGGACACTGTCCGGTCCGGCCTGCAG GCCTCGTCGGTCCACCCTGAGGTGACCGTCATAGATACGCCCACTCTGCAGGATTTAAAAACCCG GTCAGTCGCCCCCGGCGATGTCACGTCCCTGCGTGTCCGCTCTGAGGACGGAGACCATACCTTTCTCCTCAAGATGCTATGTTCTGACACTATTGGCCAGCTGCGTTGCTACCTGGACATGCACAG AGGGCTACGCTGCACATCGTATGACGTCATAAGTGCCTTCCCGCTGCGTCGCCATGACGATAACGACCAAacgctcctcagctgtggcctAACGCCCAACGCCGTCCTGCTGCTAAGGATCCAGCCGCAGCCAGTGATGCCCAGACCCTCCGCCATCAAGGAATCTCACGGCAAGTTTAGGGTTAATGGTGACGTCGCactttaa